In a single window of the Planctomycetia bacterium genome:
- a CDS encoding class IV adenylate cyclase — protein sequence MAQELECKIAVPSHDRLVELLRAAGANRIGRVRETNRLLDTPDRALVHRGCGLRVRTIEVLDGTGPPSSLAFKGPVQESAFKCREEIQIDLPDRNPASPENGARAGEGMLRLLHAIGFAEWLTFEKNRESWQLDECAIELDELPLLGRFVEVEGPDDHEIRRCLEALGLDAARSIQTSYPGLLAKRMGETQPPWVVKF from the coding sequence ATGGCTCAGGAGCTCGAATGCAAGATCGCCGTGCCTTCGCACGATCGGCTCGTCGAGCTGCTGCGCGCAGCCGGCGCCAATCGCATCGGTCGCGTGCGCGAGACGAATCGGCTGCTGGACACGCCCGATCGTGCGCTCGTTCATCGCGGTTGCGGACTCCGCGTCAGAACAATTGAAGTGCTCGACGGCACGGGACCGCCTTCCAGCCTGGCCTTCAAGGGACCGGTTCAGGAATCCGCCTTCAAGTGCCGCGAGGAAATCCAGATCGATCTGCCCGATCGCAACCCGGCTTCTCCCGAAAACGGGGCCAGGGCCGGCGAGGGAATGTTACGGCTCCTGCACGCAATCGGCTTTGCCGAGTGGCTGACGTTTGAGAAAAACCGCGAATCATGGCAGCTTGATGAATGCGCAATCGAACTCGATGAACTGCCGCTCCTCGGTCGCTTCGTCGAGGTGGAAGGCCCGGACGATCATGAGATTCGCAGGTGTCTCGAAGCATTGGGTCTGGATGCGGCAAGGTCCATCCAGACCAGCTATCCCGGACTCTTGGCCAAGCGCATGGGTGAGACCCAGCCCCCCTGGGTGGTGAAGTTCTGA
- a CDS encoding leucyl aminopeptidase — protein sequence MAVRKTQKGLSIQFARLGGTIRAGVLFVPVTIKDGKAVLGRKLSLPAELSSQAKLLAARHHGAKQAGAIDDLILPSKSRIGRMALVGLGEEKSIKAADVRNAAAISMEWASRHRADSVVVALDALQEIAGADAVTTWVEGCVLGSFRFLEHRSQLPDEARKPVTRLVFVSKSPVSRSIRDKAEASRRLAECVNLTRSISHQPPNVINPVTLAREAQALARKHGLRCRVIDDRQMKAKKMGAILAVGGGSRSAPRIIVLEHRPSRAKGKPIVIVGKAVTHDTGGYSIKPTASMVEMKYDKCGGMTVLGTLVAAARLKIPRHVVGVIGAAENMISGTAYRPSDILRASNGKTIEVLDTDAEGRLVLADCLHYAEKTFSPAAMIDLATLTGACTVALGDACAGLLTTHDALAESLIASGERTNERLWRLPLWPVYREQIAGTDADLKNVGGRLAGTITAAMFLKEFVTDKTPWAHLDIAGVANSSKPSPICPVGATGFGVRLLVDYLLGGK from the coding sequence ATGGCTGTTCGTAAGACTCAGAAGGGATTATCCATTCAATTTGCGCGACTTGGCGGCACGATCCGTGCGGGCGTGCTTTTTGTTCCAGTTACGATCAAGGACGGGAAGGCCGTCCTCGGTCGGAAGTTGAGCCTGCCTGCGGAATTGTCATCGCAGGCTAAATTGCTCGCCGCTCGCCACCACGGCGCCAAGCAGGCAGGGGCCATCGATGACTTGATTCTCCCGTCGAAGTCTCGCATTGGGCGGATGGCACTGGTCGGACTTGGTGAGGAAAAGTCCATCAAGGCGGCCGACGTGAGAAACGCAGCGGCCATTTCCATGGAATGGGCCTCTCGTCATCGGGCGGATTCTGTCGTTGTGGCGCTCGACGCACTGCAGGAGATCGCCGGGGCGGATGCAGTTACGACGTGGGTCGAGGGTTGTGTTCTGGGCAGCTTCCGCTTTCTGGAACATCGCTCGCAACTTCCGGATGAGGCGCGAAAGCCGGTCACGCGACTTGTCTTTGTATCGAAGTCGCCCGTGAGCAGATCAATACGCGACAAGGCCGAGGCATCACGACGCCTGGCGGAGTGCGTGAATCTGACCCGGTCGATCAGTCACCAGCCTCCGAACGTGATCAATCCCGTGACGCTGGCGCGAGAAGCGCAGGCGCTTGCACGGAAGCATGGACTTCGATGTCGGGTGATCGACGATCGGCAGATGAAGGCGAAAAAGATGGGGGCGATTCTTGCGGTGGGCGGCGGCTCCCGATCGGCGCCGCGGATCATCGTGCTGGAACACCGGCCGTCGCGGGCGAAGGGCAAGCCGATCGTAATTGTCGGCAAGGCGGTCACGCATGACACCGGCGGGTATTCGATCAAGCCGACTGCCTCAATGGTGGAGATGAAGTACGACAAGTGCGGCGGGATGACGGTGCTGGGGACGCTTGTCGCCGCTGCGCGACTGAAGATTCCACGGCATGTCGTCGGTGTGATCGGCGCGGCGGAGAACATGATTTCCGGGACGGCCTATCGACCGAGCGACATTCTTCGGGCATCGAACGGCAAGACGATCGAGGTTCTCGATACAGACGCCGAGGGCCGACTCGTATTGGCGGATTGTTTGCACTATGCGGAGAAGACGTTTTCACCTGCGGCGATGATCGACCTTGCTACGCTGACCGGCGCGTGCACGGTTGCCTTGGGGGATGCCTGCGCGGGACTGCTGACGACGCATGACGCGCTGGCCGAGTCGCTGATTGCATCGGGCGAGCGAACCAACGAGAGACTCTGGCGGCTTCCGCTGTGGCCGGTATATCGGGAACAAATCGCGGGGACCGACGCGGACTTGAAGAACGTCGGCGGTCGTCTCGCCGGCACGATCACCGCCGCGATGTTTCTCAAGGAATTTGTCACCGACAAGACGCCCTGGGCTCATCTGGACATCGCCGGAGTTGCCAATTCGTCGAAGCCTTCACCGATCTGCCCGGTCGGCGCGACCGGGTTCGGGGTGCGGTTGCTGGTGGACTATCTGCTCGGAGGAAAGTAA
- a CDS encoding PilZ domain-containing protein → MSDGTILDAPSVMASLTWAAQRQSPVSVSLMTEGGWHSLRSNLLRYDPQQGILQIIYPIALTTMAPPEMNVGQELGISLRRGHKKCVFVCRIVLRRLDRTDDDKPVDTLLLRAPEEVRELQRRVYQRVIIPRERVIPCKLWQNGLPNREAMAWPLCTGHLANVSLGGVLLDIAGDQNPRLSVGDLVGVEIKPQSEAKTLQVEAMYRHCLVSGPMRIGLGLQFIGLEHDRPGRSSISELADFVKWARRLSNPDHSPRLDDE, encoded by the coding sequence ATGAGCGACGGGACGATCCTTGATGCGCCATCGGTCATGGCGTCGCTGACCTGGGCGGCGCAGCGGCAGTCCCCGGTCAGCGTTTCGCTGATGACCGAGGGAGGCTGGCATAGCCTTCGATCCAACCTGCTTCGATACGATCCGCAGCAGGGCATTTTGCAAATCATCTATCCCATTGCGCTCACGACGATGGCTCCGCCCGAGATGAATGTCGGCCAGGAGCTGGGTATTTCCCTTCGTCGCGGTCATAAGAAGTGTGTCTTTGTGTGTCGCATCGTCCTTCGGCGTCTCGACAGGACCGACGATGACAAGCCGGTGGACACGCTGCTGCTTCGCGCGCCGGAGGAGGTCCGCGAGCTTCAGCGCCGCGTCTATCAACGCGTCATCATTCCGCGGGAGCGCGTGATTCCCTGCAAGCTGTGGCAAAACGGGCTGCCCAATCGCGAGGCGATGGCCTGGCCTTTGTGCACCGGCCACCTTGCAAATGTTTCGCTTGGGGGCGTCCTGCTGGACATCGCCGGCGATCAGAACCCTCGGCTTAGCGTCGGCGATCTGGTCGGCGTGGAAATCAAGCCTCAATCAGAGGCTAAGACTCTTCAAGTCGAGGCGATGTATCGGCATTGCCTTGTCTCCGGGCCCATGCGGATCGGTCTGGGTTTGCAGTTCATCGGTCTGGAGCATGATCGCCCCGGGCGATCGAGCATCAGCGAGCTCGCGGACTTTGTGAAGTGGGCAAGGCGGCTGAGCAACCCGGACCATTCGCCTCGATTGGACGACGAATAG
- a CDS encoding PilZ domain-containing protein — MKAKIVLDYDASFRIVETAIRTQAQLVLSFAEYPEHTLNGFLISGDQSALLMELTGRPTLNLNDLVNLPCQVRLYSDQRYQFASEVTGAPQWGETRSVSLVRPMALSVMDRRRFLRAELAPSAEVSVEWTDGNGTHRQSATLLNVSADGMAVKMDNSGSQQLHPETRLITVFSLPGQSRPFHMQGTLANKTPATDDCSIVGIQFSRTPNQTPQLDALRQLLSRQPGPDVEVHA; from the coding sequence ATGAAGGCGAAAATTGTGCTGGATTACGATGCGTCCTTTCGGATCGTTGAAACAGCGATACGTACCCAGGCACAGCTCGTCCTGAGCTTTGCAGAATACCCAGAGCACACGCTTAATGGGTTTCTCATTTCGGGAGACCAAAGCGCCCTGCTGATGGAGCTGACCGGCCGGCCGACCCTGAATCTCAATGACCTGGTCAACTTGCCGTGTCAGGTGCGGCTTTACAGCGATCAGCGATATCAATTCGCATCCGAGGTGACGGGGGCGCCGCAGTGGGGCGAAACGCGGTCGGTATCACTGGTCCGACCGATGGCGCTGTCGGTCATGGATCGTCGGCGGTTTCTGCGTGCGGAGCTTGCCCCGTCGGCCGAAGTATCCGTCGAGTGGACCGATGGCAATGGAACTCACCGCCAGTCGGCGACTCTGCTCAACGTCAGCGCGGACGGAATGGCCGTCAAGATGGACAACAGCGGCTCGCAACAGCTTCATCCGGAGACCCGACTGATCACGGTCTTTTCCTTGCCGGGTCAAAGCAGGCCGTTTCATATGCAGGGGACGCTGGCCAATAAGACGCCTGCCACAGACGACTGTTCGATCGTCGGAATTCAGTTTTCGCGGACACCCAATCAGACTCCGCAACTCGATGCATTGAGACAATTGCTCAGCCGACAACCGGGGCCGGATGTGGAAGTGCATGCATGA
- the hflX gene encoding GTPase HflX, producing the protein MKQDRRIETGVQAERAVLVGLLARGPHEGGTKYDPLAELAALSEAAGAVVVGRTLQKRSRPCPGTYIGSGKVLELAEYVKEKDADIVIFDNELTPSQIREIERICERRVIDRTELILDIFASRARTHQARLQVELAQLEYTAPRLRGMWTHLERIAGAGGGTAAGAVGGIGTRGPGERQIEIDRRIVQKRVSFLRDQIAHIDRRRVREVKSRGDYFTVSLVGYTNAGKSTLMNALTDARTVVADKLFATLDTKTRRWDLGGGQVALLSDTVGFVRDLPHKLVASFRATLEEAIHSDLLLHVVDAASHDAESQIAAVESVLTELGCQDIPRINVLNKIDLAGEESALHLLRLRLESAVEISAHTGAGLDRLGERILTMMRHRYVRVTVETEAANGRLIAYISKQGHILGREYDSDLLRLDCRLPIPELPRVVQLGGQVVSE; encoded by the coding sequence TTGAAACAAGACAGACGCATAGAGACCGGCGTACAGGCAGAGCGAGCCGTGCTTGTGGGGTTGCTCGCGCGCGGACCACACGAAGGCGGCACGAAGTACGATCCGCTCGCGGAGCTCGCCGCGCTGTCTGAGGCGGCCGGGGCGGTTGTCGTCGGGCGCACGCTGCAGAAGAGATCGCGTCCATGTCCCGGCACCTATATCGGGAGCGGCAAGGTTCTCGAACTCGCCGAATACGTCAAGGAAAAGGACGCGGACATTGTCATCTTTGACAATGAGCTGACGCCCTCGCAGATCCGCGAGATCGAGAGAATCTGTGAACGTCGCGTGATTGACCGGACGGAACTCATCCTCGATATTTTCGCGAGCCGGGCACGCACGCATCAGGCCCGACTACAGGTCGAACTTGCCCAGCTTGAATACACGGCTCCTCGACTTCGGGGCATGTGGACCCACCTGGAGCGCATCGCCGGAGCGGGCGGCGGTACGGCGGCCGGCGCGGTCGGCGGCATCGGCACGCGCGGACCGGGCGAGCGACAGATCGAAATCGACCGTCGGATCGTGCAGAAGCGCGTCAGCTTTCTTCGGGATCAGATCGCCCATATCGATCGGCGGCGTGTGCGCGAAGTAAAATCGCGCGGCGACTACTTCACCGTGAGTCTGGTCGGCTACACCAATGCCGGCAAGAGCACGCTGATGAACGCGCTCACCGATGCGCGAACGGTGGTCGCCGACAAGCTCTTCGCGACGCTGGATACCAAGACGCGGCGGTGGGACCTGGGCGGCGGGCAGGTTGCCCTATTGTCTGACACGGTGGGGTTCGTGCGCGATCTGCCGCACAAGCTTGTCGCATCGTTTCGAGCGACGCTGGAGGAGGCGATTCACTCGGATCTGCTGCTGCACGTCGTAGACGCCGCCAGCCACGATGCGGAGAGTCAGATCGCGGCTGTCGAGTCGGTCCTCACCGAGCTGGGTTGCCAGGACATCCCCAGAATTAACGTGCTCAATAAGATCGATCTTGCCGGCGAGGAGTCCGCCCTGCATCTTCTGCGGCTGAGGCTGGAATCGGCAGTTGAGATTTCGGCCCACACGGGCGCCGGTCTCGATCGCCTCGGCGAGCGGATTCTGACCATGATGCGGCATCGATATGTGCGTGTCACCGTTGAGACCGAGGCTGCCAACGGCCGTCTGATCGCCTACATCAGCAAGCAGGGTCACATTCTCGGACGAGAGTATGACAGCGATCTCCTGAGGCTCGACTGCCGCCTGCCTATTCCCGAGCTTCCCCGCGTGGTTCAATTGGGCGGTCAGGTCGTCTCAGAATAG